The DNA sequence GAATCCATGTGCCTTACAAGATTCGAGAGTCTTTGGGTGTTGCAAAATCTCTGTGTGGCTTTTAGCCTTGTTATCTTGTAAAAAAATCCTCCATTCCACTTAGTTTCACTTAGCCTAGGTGTATCTATGTGGAGTGGAGGTTTTTTTTTTTTTGTTTGAGGTTTGGGGGTTTAGGGGGTATTTTCTCTTTTATCTCGCGCGCGTAGCACTGAGCGTGTGCTAGCACTTAGACTCGCCTAGCGTCAGCGATTAGGCGATAGCACTAAAAGTGCGTGTAGCTACACGCCGCCAGTGTAGCACGCAGTGCTAAGTGTAATTACGCGCGCGCGTTCCTATAATGCGATTTTGAAAATTCACGGAGTGCCCTATTTATGGGACATACTTTTACGCGTGTGTGTCATACTTTTAAAAGCTACTACCAAACTTTTACGCCATTAAAAATACAAATTCCCACTATTTGGGGGTTTATTTTAACAAACTTTTATACAGATTTAGCTAATAAGTTTGTTGATTTTTTAGTAAAAGTATGGTATGCTTTTGGGCACAATAGGAATATAAAACGAAAGGAGTTTTGAGATGGCGAGTTCAAGAAAAAAAGACTGGAGAGATGAAGTAAAACGCGTTTCCTTGAGTGAGGAGGATTTAAAGGAATGGCATTGCCTGAAACACCTTAATCGTATTGTGCCCATCGCGCCCAAAGAGGACGAGGCTAGGTTTGACGGCAAAACATGGGAGGAAGTTAAAGAGATAGTTTCCAACACGCCTATTGGCACACCGGTAGGTCAGTTTGAGGAGGAAGTTTCGTTTAGTGCGTGGGAAAATGCGTTTAGGGTGCGTGGCATGCTGGCTTCTAAGCTTTGTGCAATGGATGAGCTCCCTGATCCTGAGTTCTTGCTACAAGGTTTCAAAAGAGGCACTTGTGGGTTACTCAGCTCAAGCGGGGGGGGTGGTAAAAGCTTTTTGGCTCTAACAATAGCGATGAGTATGGCAGACACCACACACACGCTCCCTAGTCTCAATGGTTTGGTGCAATCACGCGGGGGGGTGCTCTACTTGAGTAACGAGGACGATAAAGATGTGATTGATTATCGGGTGTGGCGCATTTTACAGCATAGGATAGATCAGGGCTTCATCACCAACCCCAACCCTGTGGCAAAGAGTCTAGATCATAACTTTATTCCCATTGATGTTGTGGCGGGGTTTAGGAGAGAGGCAAAGTTTCTCATCGCAGAGGGCAACCGCGTTAAGAACACGGGACTAGCACGCGCCCTAGAAATATTGATTAAGGAGAAACGCCATAAATATGACTTAGACATCAAGCTTGTCATCTTAGACACCCTTAGTCGCTTCCACGCCCTTGATGAAAACTCCAACAAAGAGATGACGCTTTTAGTAGGTCTTTTGGGAGATTTAGCGCGCTCGGCTAATGTCGGCATTTTGATGATCCACCACTCTAGCAAAATAGGCGCGATGAACTACAAGAATGAGAGTGCCAGCGCAAGAGGTGCGAGTGCTCTAGTAGATAATGTCCGCTACCACTTGACGATGAGCTCTGTAACACTCCAAAAGAAAAGCAGTCTCTCTAAGGATAAAGCGGAAGTGGCGACTTTTGAGGAGGAGGACAGAGAGAATTTAGAAGCCATTTTTGAGAATGAGGAAAACAAGGATGAGAAGATAGAGGGGCTACAAGCACTCGCGCAAAACAAAAATTTAGTGCGTTTGAACTTCAGCAAACAGAACTTAGGGAAAAGCACCACGCCCTTGTATTTTACCCGTTTGGGATATGGAGTTTTAGATGTCGTTAAGGAGTTAGATGTCGTTAAGGAGGAAGCCACCCCCGAAGATGGCTTTCCTTTTTAAAACCAAAAGCACGAGATTATAGCACAGGAATGTTGAGGAGTGTGTGAAAATGGCAACAGATAGGGTGATGGATAACATAACCAGAGCATTGGAAGCATCGCAAGGGCGACGAACGCAAAAGAGTGTCAAGTTTAAACCCCCCAAAGAGTTTTTTACCACCAGCGTGGCGGAGTGTGCTACTTCCCTATTCGCGCCCATTAGTGAGCAAAAAAGAGGCAAACAAAGCGATTTAGATCACAAGTTGCCAAGAACAATTCAATGGAGAAAACGCAACTATAAGCTCACGCAAACGCTTTTGAGGATGTCGCACAAGACAATCTTAGAATGCCTATTAGCCTTGAGCTGTGAGGAGAAATTCAAGGGCTTTGAGCCAAAGAGCGGGCAACTCAAAATCACCACAACGCGGTATGTCTTGACGCAATTAATCTTTGGGGGTTGTGCGCCTAACCACTACAAGTTCCTAGAACGGGGGCTAGAGGACTTACAACACGCGCGGATTGATGGTTGGGCGATTGTGAGCGATGTCATCAGCAAAGACACACAGCTAGAAGTTTGGCTATCTAAGGAGTATTTGGACTTCGTGCAAAAGGGCACTCCCATTGACAGGCGACACTATCACAACGGCTTTGCCACTCTCAAACAAGTCAAACTAAAACACCGCGCGGCTGTGGTTGCGATTTTGCAATCTGTGCTCAAGGATAAGCCACGATATGGAAAATACGGCTGGTTTGGACGGAGCTTAGAGGGGGTGATGCAAGAGCTCGACATCCCTGAGTTTTACACCCCTAGACAAGCCGTTGAGATCAAAAGCAACTTCAAAAACCAGCTTTTCCTAGATGTGTTGATGGAGCACTTGCGTATTGAGGTTGTGCCTACCACAGATAGACGGGATTGGGTGATAAGACCGCACAAGATGAAAGTCAAGGAGCACACATGAGTAAATTCGCTATTAGTCTATCAAACCCGAGCAACTACCATGCGTTGGATCATTGGCAAGTCATAGAGCTTGAGAAGTGGCAAGATGTGTTGTTGCATGCAATCAGCTACGATGTTTCTGTGGCACACTTTAGCCTAGACTACTCTACTAAGCACCAGCGCAGTGGCGAGAATGTGTTAGCCTTGCACCCGTTTCTCTTTTACGATGTAGATAACGACAAGGATAGCAAGAAGCAACCACTAAGTATCAAGGGCGCGCGTGATCTGTTGAAGCATTATGGCATTGCCTTTGGTATTGTGCCCTCACGCAACTACAAGAAACTCAAAGAGAATGATTCACGCCCTGATGTAGAACGCTTTAGGATTATCATCCCTCTTGAGAGCCCACCACCCATTGAGCTTATTAAGGACAAAGAGTTGTTTCGCAAATTCCAAGAGATATTTGCACAGAAGCTAGGGCTAATTGCCTATGTGGATGACGCACCTTTGAGAGATATGGCACGCTACTACGCTAGACACACAACACCACCACTAATAGACTCTATTGTCGTGCAAGGGCGTTTAACACGCGTGGATAAGATTTTTCAAATGGCAACACAAGAGCTCATCCAAGAACGCCAAGAGCAAGAGGCACGCAGAGCAGAACACAAACCCTTTATACCGCCTAAATCATCGCAAACTACATCTAGTAGCCACGGACACATCGTTATCGCCGATAAGGACAGAATTAACGCTATCCACATCGCTGATCTCATCAACACGCTAGAGGGAATAGTGCGAGAATACAAAGAGGGGACTTATCGCATGATTAAAACCGCCACGGCTAAGTATTCTATCACAGATGATAACATCGCTTACGACTTTAAGAGCGGTAAGAAGTATGGCGTGTATGCCTATCTTGCAGAGAAATTTGACACACCCGTATGGAACAACATTGCCCGCAAATTAGGAAAGCTAATGGGCTGTGAGTTTCTTGTGCCTGATCCAGCCTTTGGTGTCGTGCTTAGAAACGCGATGGCTAGAGCGCATAGCCGACAAGAAGTAGAACGCACGCTCAAAGCGCATTATGGAGTGGTGTTTGTTAGGTTTGAATACAACTACATCAGGGTAGCAGATCAGTGCTTAGACTATCCAAGTGCGGAAGACAGAAAACACTATTTAGCATTGCCACCTATCACTTAGAAGCCCCGCAGGGCAAACTAGCCAAACGAGCTTGCGAAGTGTCTTGCGTAGCAAGTGGATAGTTTGCAAATTATCCACCTTGCAGGTGTCGCTCACAAGTTCGCTATAATTTGCTACTCAAACGCCGTAGGGGCTTAAAGTCTTGGTATAATAAGACATCTTAATACAAGGATTTATGATGTTACCACAGAATAACTTACAAACGGACAGCGAAACACAGGCCACTAGCACACAATCGCAATCTTTAGTGCCCGCTAAAGTTTCTACAGGCAAGAAAGACAAGAAGCCTAAGAAGCCTTTAACTGAATTGACAGAGCGGGAGTTACAGCGAAAACTCAACATTGTGTGGGAACAAAAGCGAAAGTAGAAGCCGAGAAAATAAATTTAGAAAAACAACTGGCTAAGATTGATAAGCAACTTGAGTTGTTAAAGGTGCAGGAGGATGAGTTAGACAACGCGCGTCATAAGGTAGCACAAAAGAAAGCACCAAAGAAATAGTCTTTTAAAAGGAGGGCGGGGTAATGGGTAACACATCCTCAATCAACTTCAAGCAAACTAAGAACAAAGTCCAAACACAACATAATGACCGCTCAAAAGAACCCAGCTACTTACTACCGCAAGAAGATGTTGAAAAAGTGGGCGGTGGTGTAGAAGTTAATAGGAGCGCAGATCAAGCAGAGGCTTTAAAGAATGCTATTGTCAAAAAGCCATACTAGATTACAAAGAGCATGTAGGGCAGA is a window from the Helicobacter sp. NHP19-012 genome containing:
- a CDS encoding AAA family ATPase, encoding MASSRKKDWRDEVKRVSLSEEDLKEWHCLKHLNRIVPIAPKEDEARFDGKTWEEVKEIVSNTPIGTPVGQFEEEVSFSAWENAFRVRGMLASKLCAMDELPDPEFLLQGFKRGTCGLLSSSGGGGKSFLALTIAMSMADTTHTLPSLNGLVQSRGGVLYLSNEDDKDVIDYRVWRILQHRIDQGFITNPNPVAKSLDHNFIPIDVVAGFRREAKFLIAEGNRVKNTGLARALEILIKEKRHKYDLDIKLVILDTLSRFHALDENSNKEMTLLVGLLGDLARSANVGILMIHHSSKIGAMNYKNESASARGASALVDNVRYHLTMSSVTLQKKSSLSKDKAEVATFEEEDRENLEAIFENEENKDEKIEGLQALAQNKNLVRLNFSKQNLGKSTTPLYFTRLGYGVLDVVKELDVVKEEATPEDGFPF